One genomic region from Pongo abelii isolate AG06213 chromosome 4, NHGRI_mPonAbe1-v2.0_pri, whole genome shotgun sequence encodes:
- the NDFIP1 gene encoding NEDD4 family-interacting protein 1 — translation MALALAALAAVEPACGSRYQQLQNEEESGEPEQAAGDAPPPYSSISAESAAYFDYKDESGFPKPPSYNVATTLPSYDEAERTKAEATIPLVPGRDEDFVGRDDFDDADQLRIGNDGIFMLTFFMAFLFNWIGFFLSFCLTTSAAGRYGAISGFGLSLIKWILIVRFSTYFPGYFDGQYWLWWVFLVLGFLLFLRGFINYAKVRKMPETFSNLPRTRVLFIY, via the exons ttgcAGAATGAAGAAGAGTCTGGAGAACCTGAACAGGCTGCAGGTGATGCTCCTCCACCTTACAGCAGCATTTCTGCAGAGAGCGCAG CATATTTTGACTACAAGGATGAGTCTGGGTTTCCAAAGCCCCCATCTTACAATGTAGCTACAACACTGCCCAGTTATGATGAAGCGGAGAGGACCAAGGCTGAAGCTACTATCCCTTTGGTTCCTGGGAGA gaTGAGGATTTTGTGGGTCGGGATGATTTTGATGATGCTGACCAGCTGAGGATAGGAAATGATGGGATTTTCATGTTAACTTTTTTCA TGGCATTCCTCTTTAACTGGATTgggtttttcctgtctttttgcCTGACCACTTCAGCTGCAGGAAGGTATGGGGCCATTTCAGGATTTGGTCTCTCTCTAATTAAATGGATCCTGATTGTCAGG ttttccacCTATTTCCCTGGATATTTTGATGGTCAGTACTGGCTCTGGTGGGTGTTCCTTGTTTTAG gcTTTCTCCTGTTTCTCAGAGGATTTATCAATTATGCAAAAGTTCGGAAGATGCCAGAAACTTTCTCAAATCTCCCCAGGACCAGAgttctctttatttattaa